Proteins encoded by one window of Dyella humicola:
- a CDS encoding GldG family protein: protein MARLHFSRRTVLLTALAVLAIGFVALTLASSRWLRLGRVDLTADKLYTLTPGTIHIVRGLRAPLKLTLYFSEHATRDLPQLRSYEQRVSEMLQEMVARAHGRLRLQIVDPVPYSDDEASAEGYGLTPISGGTNGERVFFGLVGSTLSPNADTDTDGDGDGHLPGKTLAMPLFDPSRETFLEYDIAKLLYELDQPSKPRVGLISSLPVQGNPVIGEEPWTAMRQLGQLFDIKTLDPNKLKGIDSDIQALLLVHPKHLSADTLYAIDQYVLRGGHLVVFVDPLAEMDNTPFVNSSGLTDDHDSDLPKLFAAWGVQYDPQKVVLDRSRALRIELADNTSMSHPAMLGLGQQELNHDDVITASLQRVNVSSTGFFDLLPGTSSRLLPLMQTSTDAQVVSSQRVRESISNPANLLDNYKPDNAHYVVAARLRGQFSSAFPERAGEAGHLATSGAAAEVILVGDTDLLSDRLWVSYTQSMLGQPQLSALANNGDFITNIADNLSGSSALLSIHGRVSSQRPFTRVLALQSVADQKFLAKKQELQRELAVTRSRLSELQPAKAARSDGVSAEQRTEIEQFLQRQLEINKELRNVQHQFNAEIDALGLRLKFINIVLVPALVALIGLLYGWRRSMRSRRRV from the coding sequence ATGGCGCGCCTACACTTCAGTCGACGAACCGTCCTGCTGACCGCGCTGGCCGTGCTGGCGATCGGATTCGTGGCCCTTACGCTGGCCAGCAGCCGCTGGTTGCGCCTGGGGCGGGTGGATCTCACCGCGGACAAGCTCTACACCCTCACGCCAGGCACCATCCACATCGTGCGCGGCCTGCGCGCTCCGCTGAAGCTCACGCTCTATTTCTCCGAACATGCCACGCGTGACCTGCCGCAGCTGCGCAGTTACGAGCAGCGCGTCAGTGAGATGCTGCAGGAGATGGTGGCGCGTGCGCATGGGCGACTGCGCCTGCAGATCGTCGATCCCGTGCCGTACTCCGACGACGAGGCCAGTGCCGAGGGTTATGGGCTGACGCCGATTAGCGGCGGCACCAATGGCGAGCGGGTGTTTTTCGGCCTGGTCGGCAGCACCCTGTCACCCAATGCCGACACCGACACCGATGGCGACGGCGACGGCCATTTGCCGGGCAAGACCCTGGCCATGCCCTTGTTCGATCCGTCACGCGAGACGTTCCTTGAATACGACATCGCGAAACTTCTTTACGAGCTGGACCAGCCGTCCAAGCCGCGTGTCGGTCTGATCAGCAGCCTGCCGGTACAGGGTAACCCGGTGATCGGCGAAGAGCCGTGGACGGCAATGCGTCAGCTGGGCCAGCTGTTCGATATCAAGACTCTCGATCCCAACAAGCTGAAAGGCATCGATAGCGATATCCAGGCGCTGCTACTGGTCCATCCCAAGCATTTGTCGGCGGATACGCTCTATGCGATCGACCAGTACGTGCTGCGCGGCGGTCACCTCGTGGTGTTTGTCGATCCGCTGGCGGAGATGGACAACACGCCGTTCGTGAACAGTAGTGGGCTGACCGACGACCATGATTCCGATTTGCCCAAGCTGTTTGCGGCGTGGGGCGTGCAATACGATCCACAGAAGGTCGTGCTTGATCGGTCGCGGGCATTGCGTATCGAGCTGGCCGACAACACTTCCATGAGCCACCCTGCCATGTTGGGCCTGGGGCAGCAGGAGCTCAATCACGACGATGTGATCACGGCCAGCCTGCAGCGGGTTAACGTATCCAGCACCGGCTTTTTTGATCTGTTGCCCGGCACCTCGTCGCGGCTGTTGCCGCTGATGCAGACCTCGACCGATGCCCAGGTCGTGTCGAGCCAGCGCGTGCGCGAGTCGATCAGCAATCCCGCCAACCTGCTGGACAATTACAAGCCGGACAACGCCCACTATGTCGTCGCGGCGCGTCTGCGTGGACAGTTCTCCAGTGCTTTCCCGGAGCGTGCGGGTGAGGCGGGCCATTTGGCGACGTCGGGCGCCGCCGCCGAGGTGATCCTGGTTGGCGATACCGATCTGCTCAGTGATCGCCTGTGGGTGTCCTACACGCAAAGCATGTTGGGTCAGCCGCAGCTCAGTGCGTTGGCCAACAATGGGGACTTCATCACCAACATTGCCGATAACCTCAGCGGTTCCTCGGCACTGCTCTCCATCCATGGGCGGGTCAGCTCACAGCGTCCGTTTACCCGGGTGTTGGCGTTGCAGAGCGTGGCCGACCAGAAATTCCTGGCGAAGAAGCAGGAGTTGCAGCGTGAGCTGGCGGTGACACGCAGCCGTCTCAGCGAACTGCAGCCTGCCAAGGCGGCGCGTAGCGATGGGGTCAGCGCGGAGCAGCGCACCGAGATCGAACAGTTCCTGCAACGCCAGCTGGAAATCAACAAGGAATTGCGCAATGTGCAGCACCAGTTCAATGCGGAGATCGATGCGTTGGGACTGCGCCTGAAGTTCATCAATATCGTGCTGGTGCCAGCCCTGGTGGCCCTGATTGGACTGCTGTACGGCTGGCGCCGTTCCATGCGCAGCCGGCGCCGGGTCTAA
- a CDS encoding cytochrome c oxidase assembly protein has product MMASVLKWIVPWEFSWVFLLIFVTCGVLYVCGGRRLSVSVGRQMAFWIGMAMIYASLHTYLDYFFEHEFFMHRIQQVLLHHLAPLLIIASYPGSVLRKGLPLGWRVRLLRPVLRSWPWRLFSAVLLNPVVATVLFVAFILIWLVPSMQTLAMLDWRIYRFMNWSMLVSGFSYWWLVLDHRPRPPGRMTPGMRVLSPGITMTPQILAGAIVTFSKTDLYPIFEICGRAFTFNVLTAQLVGGVIMWVPAAIIESIGGLLAMRQWLRLSRSGRIRRKPRPARRGARTTPVSVAQD; this is encoded by the coding sequence ATGATGGCAAGCGTGCTCAAGTGGATCGTGCCCTGGGAGTTTTCCTGGGTCTTCCTGCTGATCTTCGTGACTTGTGGCGTGCTCTATGTGTGCGGCGGACGTCGTCTGTCGGTGAGCGTCGGTCGCCAAATGGCGTTCTGGATCGGCATGGCGATGATTTACGCGTCGCTGCATACCTATCTGGACTACTTCTTCGAGCATGAGTTTTTCATGCATCGCATCCAGCAGGTGCTGCTGCATCATCTGGCGCCGCTGCTGATCATCGCCTCGTATCCGGGCTCGGTGTTGCGCAAGGGATTGCCGTTGGGTTGGCGCGTGCGCCTGCTACGACCGGTGTTGCGTTCCTGGCCGTGGCGCCTGTTCAGCGCCGTGCTGCTGAATCCGGTGGTGGCGACGGTGCTGTTCGTCGCCTTCATCCTGATCTGGCTGGTGCCGTCAATGCAGACGCTGGCCATGCTGGACTGGCGTATCTATCGCTTCATGAACTGGTCGATGCTGGTCAGCGGCTTCAGCTATTGGTGGCTGGTGCTCGACCACCGTCCACGACCACCAGGCCGCATGACGCCGGGCATGCGCGTGCTGTCTCCGGGCATCACCATGACGCCGCAGATTCTGGCGGGCGCCATTGTCACGTTTTCCAAGACCGACCTTTATCCGATCTTCGAGATTTGCGGGCGTGCTTTTACCTTCAACGTACTGACGGCGCAGTTGGTGGGCGGCGTGATCATGTGGGTGCCCGCGGCCATTATTGAATCGATCGGTGGCCTGTTGGCCATGCGTCAGTGGTTACGCCTGTCGCGCAGCGGGCGCATTCGCCGCAAACCGCGCCCGGCGAGGCGTGGCGCGCGCACGACGCCGGTATCGGTAGCTCAGGACTGA
- a CDS encoding ABC transporter ATP-binding protein, translating to MIETEQLTRRYGNLTAVDALSIRAEPGQVLGLLGPNGAGKTTAMRMIAGFLEPSSGTARVCGHDVRKEPLKAKRALGYLPEGAPSYGELTVREFLTFIVRIRGLRHDAGYRRFEEVVARLQLESVLDQCIDTLSKGLRRRVGLAQAILHNPPVLMLDEPTDGLDPNQKHTVRQLIDAMARERTILISTHLLEEVHALCNRVVIIANGRLLADATPAELEARSRYHGAVSFSAPGSGVSQEMLGRLPQVASIEVDPLDGRITVFPRPGERILEPVEMLLRQQGLEVSEIQLERGRLDEVFRNITTSAEGRA from the coding sequence ATGATCGAAACCGAACAGCTCACCCGACGCTATGGCAACCTGACCGCGGTAGATGCGCTCAGCATTCGTGCCGAGCCTGGCCAAGTGCTGGGCCTGCTGGGCCCCAATGGTGCCGGCAAGACCACCGCCATGCGCATGATCGCCGGATTCCTGGAGCCCAGCTCCGGCACGGCGCGGGTGTGCGGCCACGACGTCCGCAAGGAGCCGCTCAAAGCAAAGCGCGCACTCGGCTATCTGCCGGAAGGCGCGCCCAGCTATGGCGAGCTGACCGTGCGCGAATTCCTCACCTTCATCGTCCGCATTCGCGGCCTGCGCCATGACGCCGGCTATCGCCGCTTCGAAGAGGTGGTGGCGCGCTTGCAACTGGAGAGCGTGCTGGATCAGTGCATCGATACGCTGTCGAAGGGGTTGCGGCGACGGGTCGGCCTGGCGCAGGCGATCCTGCACAACCCGCCGGTGCTGATGCTCGACGAACCTACCGACGGCCTCGATCCCAACCAGAAGCACACCGTGCGTCAGTTGATCGACGCCATGGCACGCGAACGCACCATCCTGATCTCCACCCATCTGCTGGAGGAGGTGCATGCGCTGTGCAACCGCGTGGTGATCATCGCCAACGGCCGTCTGCTGGCCGATGCCACGCCGGCCGAGCTGGAAGCGCGTTCGCGTTATCACGGCGCCGTGTCGTTCAGCGCGCCGGGCAGCGGCGTGTCGCAGGAAATGCTGGGCCGCCTGCCGCAAGTGGCGTCGATCGAAGTGGATCCGCTCGATGGGCGCATCACGGTGTTTCCCAGGCCGGGCGAGCGCATTCTTGAGCCGGTGGAAATGTTGTTGCGCCAACAGGGCTTGGAAGTGTCGGAAATTCAGCTGGAACGTGGACGTCTCGATGAGGTGTTCCGGAACATCACCACCAGCGCCGAGGGCAGGGCATGA
- a CDS encoding DUF1203 domain-containing protein has protein sequence MSFRITGLPAEPFAGLFSLSAEALAERLAMRVVADRAHGYPCRISLTDAEPGQSLILLNFEHQSADSPFRSRHAIYIREGEQQYDEVDLVPDQLRRRLLSVRGFDERGMLRDADVTPGTALESLIERLFDDDNVAYLHIHMARPGCYAARVDRA, from the coding sequence ATGAGTTTCCGCATTACCGGTCTGCCCGCCGAGCCGTTCGCCGGCCTTTTCTCACTGTCCGCGGAAGCGCTTGCTGAGCGACTGGCGATGCGCGTTGTCGCCGATCGCGCGCATGGCTATCCCTGCCGCATCAGCCTCACCGATGCCGAACCCGGACAATCGTTGATCCTGCTCAACTTCGAGCACCAGTCGGCGGATTCTCCGTTTCGCTCCCGCCATGCGATCTATATCCGCGAAGGCGAGCAGCAGTACGACGAAGTCGACCTTGTGCCCGATCAGCTGCGCCGACGCCTGCTTTCCGTGCGTGGTTTCGATGAACGCGGCATGTTGCGCGATGCCGATGTGACGCCAGGAACCGCGCTGGAATCGCTGATCGAGCGCCTCTTCGACGATGACAACGTCGCCTACCTGCACATCCATATGGCACGCCCCGGCTGTTACGCGGCGCGAGTGGATCGTGCATGA
- a CDS encoding DUF423 domain-containing protein, which yields MRQTVSVSGVLIGLAGATAVLLGAFGVHALRDVLDARGSELWHTAVSYHFWHALALALTGGVAHGRARRVATVAFLLGIVVFCGSLYALALGAPRWVGAITPLGGVAFMVGWMVLGVALGSAARRDAR from the coding sequence ATGCGACAAACTGTCTCCGTCTCTGGCGTGCTGATCGGCCTGGCCGGCGCCACCGCCGTGTTGCTGGGCGCCTTCGGGGTCCACGCCTTGCGCGACGTGCTCGATGCGCGCGGCAGCGAGTTGTGGCACACCGCCGTGAGTTATCACTTCTGGCATGCGCTCGCACTCGCCTTGACCGGGGGCGTCGCTCACGGGCGTGCGCGACGCGTGGCGACCGTCGCGTTCCTGCTGGGCATCGTAGTTTTCTGCGGCAGCCTCTACGCGCTCGCTCTTGGCGCGCCGCGCTGGGTCGGCGCGATCACGCCGCTGGGGGGCGTCGCCTTTATGGTCGGATGGATGGTGCTGGGTGTCGCGCTAGGTTCCGCAGCCAGGCGCGACGCACGCTGA
- a CDS encoding SPFH domain-containing protein, which yields MNERQGFSIAGIPTIVLCLVLALVSAALWTNMMQSGAGWIGMLGLGLFVVTLVMLKGFFQVAPNEGQVQQLFGKYAGTVREEGLRWTNPFYSRRRVSLRVRNFESSKLKVNDSDGNPIEIAAIVVWQVVDTAEAVFCVDDYENFVTIQSESALRQMAQNYPYDGHDNGKPALRSHGEVINNHLRDEIQARLEKAGVQVIEARISHLAYAQEIAQAMLQRQQANAIVAARERIVEGAVGMVAMALERLRQQGVVELDEERKAAMVSNLLVVLCGDRATQPVVNAGTLYGG from the coding sequence ATGAACGAGCGTCAAGGGTTTTCGATCGCGGGCATCCCCACCATCGTGCTGTGTCTCGTGCTGGCGCTAGTCAGCGCCGCTCTCTGGACCAACATGATGCAAAGCGGCGCGGGATGGATTGGCATGCTGGGCCTCGGCCTGTTCGTGGTCACGCTCGTCATGCTGAAAGGATTTTTCCAGGTGGCCCCGAACGAGGGCCAGGTACAGCAACTCTTCGGCAAGTACGCCGGAACCGTGCGAGAGGAAGGACTGCGATGGACCAATCCGTTCTACAGCCGCCGGCGCGTCTCGCTGCGCGTGCGCAACTTCGAGAGCAGCAAGCTCAAGGTCAATGACAGCGACGGCAACCCGATCGAGATCGCCGCCATCGTGGTCTGGCAGGTCGTCGATACCGCCGAAGCCGTGTTCTGCGTGGACGACTACGAGAACTTCGTGACCATCCAGAGCGAATCCGCGCTACGCCAGATGGCCCAGAACTACCCATACGACGGACATGACAACGGCAAGCCTGCCCTGCGCAGCCACGGCGAGGTGATCAATAACCATCTGCGCGATGAGATCCAGGCACGCCTTGAAAAGGCTGGCGTGCAGGTCATCGAAGCGCGCATCAGCCACCTGGCTTACGCCCAGGAAATCGCCCAGGCCATGCTGCAGCGCCAGCAGGCCAATGCCATCGTCGCCGCCCGCGAGCGCATCGTCGAGGGCGCGGTCGGCATGGTTGCCATGGCGCTTGAACGCCTGCGCCAGCAAGGCGTGGTCGAACTGGACGAAGAACGCAAGGCCGCCATGGTCAGCAACCTACTGGTCGTGCTTTGCGGCGACCGCGCCACCCAACCGGTGGTGAACGCCGGCACGCTCTATGGCGGTTGA
- a CDS encoding Arc family DNA-binding protein, translating to MAVEKKAYPLRISAAVLEAMQRWADDDLRSVNAQIEFVLREALRKNGRLQRDTAEPVADDETG from the coding sequence ATGGCGGTTGAAAAAAAAGCCTATCCGCTCCGTATTAGCGCTGCTGTGCTGGAAGCCATGCAGCGCTGGGCCGATGACGATCTGCGCAGCGTCAACGCGCAGATCGAGTTCGTCTTGCGCGAGGCTCTCAGAAAAAATGGGCGGCTGCAGCGCGACACGGCTGAGCCGGTAGCCGACGACGAAACCGGCTGA
- a CDS encoding copper chaperone PCu(A)C: MSFRLHATRALPLLIAGMLLAGGAHATEAEHIRASQSWIRVLPGDLPAGAYVTLENTGDQPASLRGASSATYASVMLHKSSTEGGMGRMAPVDSLVIPAHGKAQLSPGAYHLMLMKAAAPVKPGDKVKLTLIFSDDSKLDADFLARPANATDAGDMPSGMDHAH; encoded by the coding sequence ATGAGCTTTCGTTTGCATGCCACGCGCGCCCTGCCCTTGCTGATCGCCGGCATGCTGTTGGCCGGCGGCGCGCATGCCACCGAAGCGGAACACATCCGCGCCAGTCAGTCGTGGATACGCGTACTTCCCGGCGACCTGCCCGCTGGTGCTTATGTCACGCTGGAGAATACGGGTGACCAGCCTGCCAGCCTGCGCGGCGCCAGCAGTGCAACCTACGCCAGCGTCATGCTGCACAAGAGCTCGACGGAAGGCGGCATGGGTCGCATGGCCCCAGTCGATAGCCTCGTCATCCCTGCCCACGGCAAGGCTCAGTTGTCACCCGGCGCTTACCACCTGATGCTGATGAAGGCGGCTGCCCCGGTGAAGCCAGGCGACAAGGTCAAACTGACCCTGATCTTTAGCGACGACAGCAAACTGGATGCTGATTTTCTTGCCCGCCCGGCCAACGCCACCGATGCGGGCGATATGCCGTCGGGAATGGATCACGCCCACTGA
- a CDS encoding SCO family protein: protein MKLRRASRLVLLLAMILGSLLLAGCNRDESVPWRLTNITGHMPDLDFKLVDDHGNPVTGRDYRGKVVILYFGYTHCPDVCPLTLAQLHVVMQRLGPLADGARILFVSVDPARDTPEVMHAYVNAFDPRAVGLSGAPREIEALSKRYRSAFTREPDKGDGQYEVSHSSAIYVFDRGGKARLLATPGNPQDDLVHDLHLLLSLGASS from the coding sequence ATGAAGCTTCGCCGCGCCAGCCGCCTCGTGTTGCTGCTGGCGATGATCCTGGGAAGCTTGCTGCTGGCTGGCTGCAACCGCGACGAGTCAGTGCCTTGGCGACTCACCAATATCACGGGTCACATGCCCGACCTGGACTTCAAACTGGTCGACGATCATGGAAATCCCGTTACTGGCCGGGACTATCGTGGCAAGGTCGTCATACTGTATTTCGGCTACACGCATTGTCCGGATGTCTGCCCGCTGACGCTGGCCCAATTGCACGTCGTGATGCAGCGACTCGGTCCGCTGGCCGACGGCGCGCGCATTCTGTTCGTGAGTGTCGACCCGGCGCGTGATACGCCCGAGGTCATGCACGCCTACGTGAATGCATTCGATCCACGAGCCGTAGGACTGTCCGGTGCACCACGCGAGATCGAGGCCCTGAGCAAGCGCTATCGATCGGCATTCACGCGCGAACCCGACAAGGGCGACGGCCAGTACGAGGTCAGCCATAGCTCGGCTATCTACGTGTTCGACCGCGGCGGCAAGGCACGTCTGCTGGCAACGCCGGGCAATCCTCAGGACGACCTTGTCCATGACCTGCATCTGCTGCTGAGCCTGGGAGCTTCCTCATGA
- a CDS encoding polyketide cyclase, translating to MMRVLEFIVALVIVAVVAVVVGLVMPGSGHVERSLVVGKDMRQVYDVLNNLRRFPEYSVQREYDRNIKYDFSGKAYGPGAELTWTGSDPKVGSGKLTIASADPSFDKVDSTAKKASIIWNVDNDWRGNDKHFTLDLDRQGSRGQLTKITWSYDVDYGFNLINRYSNLYIHGDPDAFIQFTLNDLQNVLASVQNVDYSKLTPYIEQTQPTPMLLVSSSIERKGGLEALNDATDKAVSQIQAAAKKLGVNVVGPRVIFTTNYGDQTYTFDVGMPISATSLNVAGQAVELTPAKAPDLATTAEAGTSANAATSTPENNAPGGHDRFGRLIVDDNVRAFLAFGGPALKAVWNGTAAGVPQTRDLLKAYAQTHGYKFDEVVNRFYDIEAKPEVKQGDEVKSYAEFDVYLPLSSAPDQTPEQEAGIKPPSLDDSGDQAPAAPASAATTAK from the coding sequence ATGATGCGTGTTCTTGAATTTATTGTTGCCCTAGTCATTGTCGCCGTCGTGGCGGTGGTGGTGGGCTTGGTTATGCCTGGCAGTGGCCATGTGGAAAGGTCGCTGGTCGTCGGCAAGGACATGCGTCAGGTCTATGACGTGCTGAACAACCTGCGTCGCTTCCCGGAATACTCCGTGCAGCGCGAGTACGACCGAAACATCAAGTACGACTTCTCGGGCAAGGCCTATGGCCCGGGCGCCGAGCTGACCTGGACCGGCAGCGACCCGAAGGTCGGTAGCGGCAAGTTGACCATCGCGTCGGCCGACCCGAGCTTCGACAAGGTCGACTCCACCGCCAAGAAGGCTTCCATCATCTGGAACGTCGACAACGACTGGCGTGGCAATGACAAGCATTTCACCCTCGACCTCGATCGCCAGGGCAGCCGCGGTCAGCTGACCAAGATCACCTGGTCGTATGATGTCGACTACGGCTTCAACCTGATCAACCGTTATTCCAACCTCTACATTCATGGCGATCCGGATGCGTTCATCCAGTTCACCCTGAATGACCTGCAGAACGTGTTGGCTTCGGTCCAGAACGTCGATTACAGCAAGTTGACCCCGTACATCGAGCAGACCCAGCCCACGCCGATGCTGCTGGTGTCCTCGTCGATCGAGCGCAAGGGTGGTCTTGAAGCCCTGAACGACGCGACCGACAAGGCTGTCAGCCAGATTCAGGCTGCCGCCAAGAAGCTTGGCGTGAATGTGGTGGGTCCGCGCGTCATCTTCACCACCAACTATGGTGATCAGACCTATACCTTCGACGTCGGCATGCCGATCAGCGCGACCAGCCTGAACGTGGCTGGCCAGGCCGTGGAACTGACCCCGGCCAAAGCTCCGGACCTGGCGACGACTGCAGAGGCCGGCACCAGCGCCAATGCTGCCACCAGCACGCCGGAGAACAATGCTCCGGGTGGTCATGACCGCTTCGGCCGCCTGATCGTCGACGACAACGTGCGCGCTTTCCTTGCTTTCGGTGGCCCGGCCCTCAAGGCCGTGTGGAACGGTACCGCTGCTGGCGTGCCGCAGACCCGCGACCTGCTCAAGGCTTATGCCCAGACGCACGGCTACAAGTTCGACGAGGTGGTGAACCGCTTCTACGACATCGAAGCCAAGCCGGAAGTGAAGCAGGGCGACGAAGTGAAGAGCTACGCTGAGTTCGACGTCTACCTGCCGCTGAGCTCCGCCCCGGACCAGACTCCGGAGCAGGAAGCGGGCATCAAGCCGCCGAGCCTCGACGACAGTGGTGACCAGGCTCCGGCCGCTCCCGCCAGCGCTGCCACGACCGCAAAGTAA
- a CDS encoding transglutaminase-like domain-containing protein — protein MRSRIAPLLLVLTLCLAPWMPAGASTPVADDSTWMTVLLDGRKIGQVRIDYQRDGDVVTTTQTLSIDFHRNGRDVPLSNMTRSVESTAGQPLAFAARTTLSAMDTTIQGQRQPDDSFIVTTTVGGVSRQERMDWPPGALLSEGQRLAFARAGVRPGQLYELRMFDPASLQVVHASMQVLGNEQVALPGGVVTLGHQRQIIRSPRGTQIVDLWLDERGRTRKGVLGVLGREMEMMACDRTCALAPEQHVDMLRTAMVGSPRPLSASLHDTFLRYRMHLPEGDPAPAIATDEQQVWNLGHGEWRVDIGPAGSHGEAPPRPEDSRPNAWLQSDSPTIRRLAAQVVGDASDSMEKMQRLRRFVSAYITPHGLDVGYASALEVVSHPQGDCTEYAVLLAALARAEGIPARVVTGMVYRDRYGGRSHVFVPHAWVQAWVDGHWQSFDAALRHFDSSHIAMDTGDGDPWHFFNITNLFSRLQIEDISPVKPAPVPENQHTRPGIGSH, from the coding sequence ATGCGCAGCCGGATCGCCCCGCTCTTGCTGGTGCTGACGTTGTGCCTCGCACCCTGGATGCCGGCCGGTGCCAGCACGCCGGTAGCCGACGACAGTACCTGGATGACGGTGCTGTTGGATGGCCGCAAGATCGGCCAGGTGCGTATCGACTACCAGCGCGACGGCGACGTCGTTACTACCACGCAAACCTTGTCGATCGATTTTCATCGCAATGGCAGGGACGTTCCTCTGAGCAACATGACGCGCAGCGTGGAAAGCACCGCTGGCCAGCCGCTGGCCTTTGCGGCACGCACGACGTTGTCTGCCATGGACACTACGATTCAAGGGCAGCGCCAACCAGATGACAGCTTTATCGTGACCACGACGGTCGGTGGCGTGTCCCGGCAGGAGCGGATGGATTGGCCACCAGGGGCGTTGCTCAGCGAAGGGCAGCGCCTTGCGTTCGCACGGGCCGGCGTTCGTCCGGGTCAGCTCTACGAGTTGCGCATGTTCGATCCGGCCAGTTTGCAGGTGGTGCACGCGTCCATGCAGGTGCTTGGCAACGAGCAGGTCGCCTTGCCCGGTGGGGTCGTGACACTAGGCCACCAGCGCCAGATCATCCGATCGCCACGCGGGACGCAAATTGTGGATCTTTGGCTGGACGAGCGCGGCCGCACCCGCAAGGGCGTGCTGGGCGTGCTCGGCCGCGAAATGGAAATGATGGCCTGCGACCGGACCTGTGCCCTCGCTCCCGAGCAGCACGTGGACATGCTCCGCACGGCGATGGTGGGTTCGCCGCGACCGCTCTCGGCGTCACTGCATGACACGTTTCTGCGCTATCGCATGCACCTGCCCGAGGGCGACCCGGCACCGGCCATCGCGACCGACGAGCAGCAGGTCTGGAATCTCGGGCATGGCGAATGGCGGGTCGACATCGGCCCTGCCGGGTCCCATGGCGAGGCGCCACCGCGACCGGAGGATTCACGCCCCAATGCCTGGCTGCAATCGGACTCACCGACCATTCGCCGGCTCGCGGCTCAAGTGGTGGGAGACGCATCGGACAGCATGGAGAAGATGCAGCGTCTGCGCCGCTTCGTCAGTGCCTACATCACCCCGCACGGGCTGGACGTGGGCTACGCCTCGGCGCTGGAGGTGGTAAGCCATCCCCAGGGTGACTGCACCGAATACGCCGTCCTGCTGGCTGCGCTGGCTCGCGCTGAAGGGATTCCAGCGCGGGTGGTCACCGGCATGGTCTACCGCGATCGTTATGGCGGCAGGTCGCACGTCTTCGTGCCCCATGCCTGGGTACAGGCATGGGTCGACGGTCACTGGCAAAGCTTTGACGCCGCCTTGCGCCATTTCGACAGCAGCCATATCGCCATGGACACGGGCGACGGGGATCCATGGCACTTCTTCAACATCACCAACCTTTTCTCCCGCCTGCAGATTGAAGACATCTCGCCGGTGAAGCCGGCACCAGTCCCAGAAAACCAGCACACCAGGCCAGGCATCGGCAGTCATTGA
- a CDS encoding ABC transporter permease subunit, whose protein sequence is MSPVVAVVRRELRSYFVTPVAYVFLVIFLVLAGILTFYAGDFYQRGQADLQPFFVMHPWLYLVLVPAVSMRMWAEEAKGGTLELLLSLPLTLAQAMLGKFLAAWLFIGLALVLTFPIWITVNYLGSPDNGVILASYMGSWLMAGAFLAIGACLSAVTQSQVVAFVLTVVVCFLLILVGQPQVLEFFQGALPRKLVNAVAHLSMLRHFEAISRGVLDLRDLLYFLLTMAAWLTAGVLVLDLKRTP, encoded by the coding sequence ATGAGTCCGGTCGTGGCGGTGGTGCGGCGCGAATTGCGCAGCTATTTCGTGACGCCGGTGGCGTATGTGTTCCTGGTTATCTTTTTGGTGCTTGCCGGCATTCTTACGTTCTACGCGGGTGATTTTTATCAGCGCGGGCAGGCCGATCTGCAACCGTTCTTCGTGATGCATCCATGGCTTTACCTGGTCTTGGTGCCTGCGGTGTCGATGCGCATGTGGGCTGAGGAGGCCAAGGGTGGCACGCTCGAGTTGCTGCTCAGCCTGCCACTGACTCTGGCGCAGGCCATGCTGGGCAAGTTTCTCGCTGCCTGGCTGTTCATCGGACTGGCCCTGGTGCTCACGTTTCCGATCTGGATCACGGTGAACTATCTGGGATCACCTGATAACGGTGTGATCCTGGCCAGCTACATGGGCAGCTGGTTGATGGCGGGCGCGTTCCTGGCCATCGGTGCATGCCTTTCGGCGGTGACGCAGAGCCAGGTGGTGGCCTTCGTGCTGACCGTGGTGGTGTGTTTCCTGCTGATCCTCGTGGGTCAGCCGCAGGTGCTGGAGTTTTTCCAGGGTGCGCTGCCGCGCAAGCTGGTGAACGCGGTGGCGCATCTGAGCATGTTGCGGCACTTCGAGGCGATCTCGCGTGGCGTGCTCGATCTGCGGGACCTGCTGTATTTTCTGTTGACCATGGCTGCCTGGCTGACCGCCGGCGTGCTGGTACTCGATCTCAAGCGGACGCCCTGA